A window of Gasterosteus aculeatus chromosome 9, fGasAcu3.hap1.1, whole genome shotgun sequence contains these coding sequences:
- the LOC120824643 gene encoding reticulon-3-B isoform X1, with product MADSTCSSHSDASSSSNNSSSSSFRDFTHSALQLFHWKEPKKSLVAFGLSLLVLVSVATLSVISVVSYLLLTCLCVTITFRVYKSVIQAVKKSDEGHPFRSLLETDMSVSLESARMLTDRSLVHLNWLTCQTRRLLLVEDLVDSLKLAAVMWMMTYVGAIFNVVTILILADIMFFSTPLIYQKKKEQIDRYIELIKSRVEEMRQKMKYRLPGAVGRTKAE from the exons atggccgactccacctgcagcagTCACTCCGAcgcttcatcttcatccaacaactcctcttcttcctccttcagaGACTTCACACATTCAG CTTTGCAGCTTTTCCACTGGAAGGAACCAAAGAAGTCGCTGGTGGCGTTCGGATTGTCGCTGCTGGTTCTCGTCTCGGTGGCAACGCTTTCTGTCATCAGTGTGGTGTCGTACCTGCTGCTGACCTGCCTCTGTGTCACCATCACCTTCAG GGTCTATAAATCTGTTATCCAGGCCGTCAAGAAATCAGATGAAGGTCACCCATTCAG GTCTCTGTTGGAGACGGACATGTCTGTATCCTTGGAGTCTGCCCGGATGCTAACTGACCGGTCTCTGGTTCATCTGAACTGGTTAACCTGTCAAACCAGGAGGCTGCTTCTGGTCGAAGACCTGGTTGACTCATTGAAG CTGGCTGCTGTCATGTGGATGATGACGTATGTTGGAGCCATCTTTAATGTAGTCACCATCCTCATCCTCG CTGACATCATGTTCTTCAGCACTCCTCTCATCTACCAgaagaaaaag GAACAGATTGATCGGTACATTGAGTTGATAAAGTCCCGGGTGGAGGAGATGCGGCAGAA gatgaaatataggttaccTGGAGCTGTGGGAAGAACCAAGGCTGAATGA
- the LOC120824643 gene encoding reticulon-3 isoform X2, whose amino-acid sequence MADSTCSSHSDASSSSNNSSSSSFRDFTHSALQLFHWKEPKKSLVAFGLSLLVLVSVATLSVISVVSYLLLTCLCVTITFRVYKSVIQAVKKSDEGHPFRSLLETDMSVSLESARMLTDRSLVHLNWLTCQTRRLLLVEDLVDSLKLAAVMWMMTYVGAIFNVVTILILADIMFFSTPLIYQKKKDEI is encoded by the exons atggccgactccacctgcagcagTCACTCCGAcgcttcatcttcatccaacaactcctcttcttcctccttcagaGACTTCACACATTCAG CTTTGCAGCTTTTCCACTGGAAGGAACCAAAGAAGTCGCTGGTGGCGTTCGGATTGTCGCTGCTGGTTCTCGTCTCGGTGGCAACGCTTTCTGTCATCAGTGTGGTGTCGTACCTGCTGCTGACCTGCCTCTGTGTCACCATCACCTTCAG GGTCTATAAATCTGTTATCCAGGCCGTCAAGAAATCAGATGAAGGTCACCCATTCAG GTCTCTGTTGGAGACGGACATGTCTGTATCCTTGGAGTCTGCCCGGATGCTAACTGACCGGTCTCTGGTTCATCTGAACTGGTTAACCTGTCAAACCAGGAGGCTGCTTCTGGTCGAAGACCTGGTTGACTCATTGAAG CTGGCTGCTGTCATGTGGATGATGACGTATGTTGGAGCCATCTTTAATGTAGTCACCATCCTCATCCTCG CTGACATCATGTTCTTCAGCACTCCTCTCATCTACCAgaagaaaaag gatgaaatatag